The genomic DNA GGTGTCCCGTGGCTGACCGGTCCGTCGACCAGGGCCGGGGCGTCGGCCAGGGCCGGTCCGTCGACGAGGGCCGGGGCGTCCGTCTCGGGCACGAGGAGGTCCGGGACGGCGGCGGTGACGACGTCCTCGTCCGGGTCCGCGGCCTCCAGGTGCACTTCGGCCCGCGGCGCCGACCGGTGCGCGCCGTCGACGGGGTCGACCTCGACGTCCGGCGCGGCGAGACACTCGGCCTGGTCGGGGAGTCCGGCTGCGGCAAGTCGACGCTGGGGAACGCGGTCCTGCGGCTGGTCGAGCCGACGGCCGGCACGGTCGAGCTCGACGGCACGGAGCTCACGGGCCTGGGCCGCCGGGAGCTCCGGGCGGTGCGGCGGCGCGCGGTCATGGTGTTCCAGGACCCCTACGCCAGCCTCGACCCGCGCCGCAGCGTCGGGGACTCCGTCGCCGAGCCGCTCGTCGTCCACCGGCTGCACGGCGGCCCCGCCTCGCGCCGGGCCAGGGTCGAGGAGCTGCTCGACCTCGTCGGCCTGCCCGCGTCGGCGGCCGACCGGTACCCCCACGAGTTCTCCGGCGGTCAGCGGCAGCGTCTCGGCATCGCCCGGGCGCTGGCCGGCGAGCCCGACCTGGTCGTCGCCGACGAGGCCGTCGCCAGCCTCGACGTGTCCATCCAGGCGCAGGTGATGAACCTGCTGCGCGGCCTGCAGCGGGACCTCGGCCTCACCCTGCTGTTCATCAGCCACGACCTGGCCGCCGTGCGGCACGTGAGCGACCGGGTCGCCGTCATGTACCTGGGGCGGGTGGTCGAGGTCGGCCCGGCGCAGCAGGTGGTCAGCGACCCGCAGCACCCCTACACCCGGGCGCTGCTCGCGGCGGTCCCGCGCCCGGACCCGGTCACCGAGCGCGCCCGCACCGC from Aquipuribacter hungaricus includes the following:
- a CDS encoding oligopeptide/dipeptide ABC transporter ATP-binding protein — its product is MADRSVDQGRGVGQGRSVDEGRGVRLGHEEVRDGGGDDVLVRVRGLQVHFGPRRRPVRAVDGVDLDVRRGETLGLVGESGCGKSTLGNAVLRLVEPTAGTVELDGTELTGLGRRELRAVRRRAVMVFQDPYASLDPRRSVGDSVAEPLVVHRLHGGPASRRARVEELLDLVGLPASAADRYPHEFSGGQRQRLGIARALAGEPDLVVADEAVASLDVSIQAQVMNLLRGLQRDLGLTLLFISHDLAAVRHVSDRVAVMYLGRVVEVGPAQQVVSDPQHPYTRALLAAVPRPDPVTERARTAPVLSGDVPSPTDVPSGCRFRTRCPSAFDACPTVDPALVDVGPGHTAACLLHTPHAPGLA